A window from Streptomyces sp. NBC_00271 encodes these proteins:
- a CDS encoding Crp/Fnr family transcriptional regulator — protein sequence MPPSMALRMNHALPHDHRERLLHVGREVSFPAGTRLFEEGRHADRFWIIRDGTAALDMHVPGRPTPVVETLGIGDLVGWSWLYEPYVWQLGAAAVTQLRAYEFDAVAVRLMCLDDPAFGQAVEHWVGRVLAHRLNAARARLVDLYGMYETKEPR from the coding sequence ATGCCCCCTTCGATGGCCCTCCGCATGAACCACGCGCTGCCCCACGACCACCGTGAACGACTGCTGCACGTCGGCCGCGAGGTCAGCTTCCCGGCGGGCACCCGGCTGTTCGAGGAGGGCCGACACGCCGACCGGTTCTGGATCATCCGGGACGGCACCGCCGCCCTCGACATGCATGTGCCCGGCCGCCCGACCCCGGTCGTCGAGACGCTCGGGATCGGGGATCTCGTCGGCTGGTCGTGGTTGTACGAGCCCTACGTCTGGCAGTTGGGCGCCGCGGCGGTGACCCAACTGCGCGCCTACGAGTTCGACGCGGTCGCGGTCCGGCTGATGTGCCTGGACGACCCCGCCTTCGGCCAGGCCGTCGAGCACTGGGTCGGGAGAGTGCTGGCCCACCGGCTCAACGCGGCCCGCGCCCGTCTGGTCGACCTGTACGGGATGTACGAGACGAAGGAACCGCGATGA
- a CDS encoding 4Fe-4S dicluster domain-containing protein, with amino-acid sequence MTATTAPTAVLDRNGLDALVAALVAQGRTVVGPTLRDGAIVLSELTSADALPYGWGVELDAGRYRLVPREDGAAFAHSAGPQSWKSYLHPSRERLWSADRTPEGRVVFTAHEPEPPSYAFLGVRPCDLRAIAIQDHVLTDGQYEDTAYGKRRRRALLIAAECTEPGATCFCVSMGGGPAADPGYDLALTEVIDAEGHRFLVRVGSAEGARLIGQVPHRTADLVTEATAGASVDAARDRMGRSMPPVDLRALMGASLDAERWNDVAERCLTCGNCTMVCPTCFCTTTEEITDLTGDHTERWQRWDSCFDLDFSYLHGGPVRSTPGSRYRQWLTHKLSTWHDQFDTSGCVGCGRCIAWCPAGIDITEEVAALDAEHETEMD; translated from the coding sequence ATGACCGCCACCACCGCCCCGACCGCCGTACTCGACCGGAACGGTCTGGACGCCCTGGTCGCGGCCCTGGTGGCACAGGGACGCACCGTCGTCGGACCGACCCTCCGCGACGGCGCGATCGTGCTGTCGGAGCTGACCTCGGCGGACGCGCTCCCCTACGGCTGGGGCGTCGAACTGGACGCCGGACGCTACCGGTTGGTCCCCCGGGAGGACGGGGCCGCCTTCGCGCACAGCGCGGGACCGCAGTCCTGGAAGTCGTATCTGCACCCCTCGCGCGAGCGGCTGTGGAGCGCCGACCGGACTCCGGAGGGCCGCGTGGTCTTCACCGCGCACGAGCCCGAGCCGCCGTCGTACGCCTTCCTCGGTGTCCGCCCCTGCGACCTGCGGGCCATCGCGATCCAGGACCACGTCCTGACCGACGGACAGTACGAGGACACCGCGTACGGGAAGCGCCGGCGGCGCGCGCTGCTGATCGCCGCCGAGTGCACCGAACCGGGCGCGACCTGCTTCTGTGTGTCCATGGGCGGCGGGCCCGCGGCCGATCCCGGCTACGACCTCGCCCTGACGGAGGTGATCGACGCCGAAGGTCACCGGTTCCTGGTGCGCGTCGGCAGCGCGGAGGGCGCTCGACTGATCGGGCAAGTCCCGCACCGTACAGCCGACTTGGTCACAGAGGCCACCGCGGGTGCCTCGGTCGACGCCGCCCGCGACCGCATGGGCCGCTCCATGCCACCGGTCGACCTGCGGGCGCTGATGGGCGCGAGCCTGGACGCCGAGCGCTGGAACGACGTCGCCGAGCGCTGTCTGACCTGCGGCAACTGCACGATGGTCTGCCCCACCTGCTTCTGCACCACCACGGAGGAGATCACCGATCTGACCGGTGACCACACCGAGCGCTGGCAGCGCTGGGACTCCTGCTTCGACCTCGACTTCTCGTATCTGCACGGCGGCCCGGTCCGCTCCACGCCCGGCAGCCGCTACCGACAGTGGCTCACCCACAAACTCTCCACCTGGCACGACCAGTTCGACACCTCCGGCTGCGTGGGCTGCGGGCGCTGCATCGCCTGGTGCCCGGCCGGCATCGACATCACGGAGGAAGTCGCCGCGCTGGATGCCGAACACGAAACGGAGATGGACTGA
- a CDS encoding HypC/HybG/HupF family hydrogenase formation chaperone, which translates to MCLGIPGRILEIHDDAGLRMSTVDFGGIRREVCLSCTPEADVGSYVIVHVGFAIAQVDEAEARRTLDVLRAMAGAVEGELGEPLP; encoded by the coding sequence ATGTGCCTGGGCATCCCGGGACGGATCCTGGAAATCCACGACGACGCCGGACTGCGCATGTCCACGGTCGACTTCGGCGGCATCCGGCGCGAGGTGTGCCTCAGCTGCACGCCCGAGGCGGACGTCGGGTCGTACGTCATCGTGCACGTCGGTTTCGCGATCGCCCAGGTCGACGAGGCGGAGGCACGGCGCACGCTCGACGTCCTGCGGGCGATGGCGGGCGCGGTCGAGGGTGAGTTGGGCGAGCCTCTTCCCTGA
- the hypF gene encoding carbamoyltransferase HypF — MMMRQFRVYGTVQGVGFRPFVYRTAAELGLDGWVANVDGHVEGEVAGPPPALDEFAARLRAAAPVLARVRRIQLADSARQSAYQPGFHVRHSAPAPADRTAREVPPDAAICEACLHELRDPTDRRHRYPFINCTDCGPRATIIEDLPYDRIRTTMRRFPLCADCAAEYADPADRRFHAEPIACPACGPELAWEDLRGEAALQAAVETVVGGGIVALKGLGGYQLVCDAGDPTAVSELRRRKRRPTKPFAVMVRDLDTATRLARIGATERGVLTSPEHPVVLLARHPWHGTAPLAPEVHPNLHRIGLFLPTTGLHHLLLDELDRPLVVTSGNLGDEPIIIEDAEARRVLAGVADGFLTHDRPIRSRYDDSVVQCTGRTRITVRRARGLAPAPLPLRVHEPVAGAGAQLKHTFTLAADGRAHLGPHTGDLANMATHDAFRTSYDQLKRLTGIEPVALAHDLHPGYLSTQWAQEQRLPSIPVQHHHAHVAACAAEHGVRGRFLGVAYDGLGLGDDGTLWGGEILVADLSGYRRVGRFATAPLPGGDAAIRHPSRTALGRLLGGETLGFPRPYPWLTRSFRDRLDPAEVTIVGAMIARDVNCPRTSSAGRLFDTVAALLGLADRVSYEGEAAVLLEAAAGDEHAVPLAHRVVRAQGLWVYDPAPTLADLLERQADGEPAALLAAAFHVTLGLVTAELVARAVAEGAPHTVCLGGGCFVNRRLLTEVKRRLHAQGLRVLVGGQVPVGDGGISYGQAAVAAARLAGER, encoded by the coding sequence ATGATGATGCGTCAATTCCGCGTGTACGGCACCGTCCAGGGCGTCGGCTTCCGCCCGTTCGTCTACCGCACGGCGGCCGAGCTCGGCCTGGACGGCTGGGTGGCCAACGTCGACGGTCATGTGGAGGGCGAGGTCGCCGGACCGCCCCCCGCTCTCGACGAGTTCGCGGCCCGGCTGCGGGCCGCCGCACCCGTCCTGGCCCGGGTGCGCCGGATCCAACTGGCCGACAGTGCACGGCAGTCGGCGTACCAGCCGGGCTTCCACGTGCGGCACAGCGCGCCCGCACCCGCCGATCGCACGGCACGCGAGGTCCCACCCGACGCGGCGATCTGCGAGGCCTGTCTACACGAACTGCGCGATCCCACGGACCGGCGCCACCGCTACCCGTTCATCAACTGCACGGACTGCGGGCCGCGGGCCACGATCATCGAGGACCTGCCGTACGACCGGATCCGCACGACCATGAGGCGGTTCCCACTGTGCGCGGACTGCGCGGCCGAGTACGCCGACCCGGCCGACCGGCGCTTCCACGCCGAGCCCATCGCGTGCCCCGCCTGCGGACCGGAGTTGGCCTGGGAGGACCTCCGCGGCGAGGCGGCCCTGCAAGCCGCGGTCGAGACCGTCGTAGGGGGCGGGATCGTCGCGCTGAAGGGACTCGGCGGCTACCAACTGGTGTGCGACGCGGGCGATCCGACGGCCGTGTCCGAGCTGCGGCGCCGCAAGCGCCGCCCGACGAAACCGTTCGCAGTGATGGTCCGCGACCTCGACACGGCGACCCGGCTGGCACGGATCGGCGCCACCGAGCGCGGCGTCCTGACGTCCCCGGAGCATCCCGTGGTGCTGCTCGCCCGGCACCCGTGGCACGGCACGGCCCCGCTCGCGCCCGAGGTGCATCCCAACCTGCACCGGATCGGCCTGTTCCTGCCCACCACCGGCCTTCACCACCTCCTGCTCGACGAGCTGGACCGGCCACTCGTGGTCACCAGTGGCAACCTCGGCGACGAGCCCATCATCATCGAGGACGCGGAGGCCCGGCGCGTCCTGGCGGGCGTCGCGGACGGCTTCCTCACGCACGACCGGCCGATCCGCTCCCGCTACGACGACTCCGTGGTGCAGTGCACCGGCCGCACCCGGATCACGGTCCGCCGGGCGCGCGGGCTGGCCCCGGCCCCACTGCCCCTCCGCGTACACGAACCGGTCGCCGGGGCCGGCGCCCAGCTGAAGCACACGTTCACGCTGGCCGCCGACGGCCGAGCCCATCTCGGTCCGCACACGGGCGACTTGGCAAATATGGCGACCCACGACGCGTTCCGGACATCGTACGACCAGCTCAAACGGCTCACCGGGATCGAGCCGGTGGCCCTCGCGCACGACCTGCACCCCGGCTATCTGTCCACGCAGTGGGCGCAAGAGCAGCGGCTGCCCAGCATCCCGGTGCAGCACCATCACGCGCACGTGGCGGCGTGCGCAGCCGAACACGGGGTGCGGGGCCGGTTCCTCGGGGTCGCCTACGACGGTCTCGGGCTCGGCGACGACGGCACGCTGTGGGGCGGCGAGATCCTCGTCGCCGATCTGAGCGGCTACCGCCGCGTGGGCAGGTTCGCGACCGCGCCCCTGCCCGGCGGCGACGCGGCGATACGACATCCGTCCCGTACGGCCCTCGGCCGCCTGCTCGGCGGTGAGACGCTGGGCTTCCCGCGCCCGTACCCGTGGCTCACCCGGTCCTTCAGGGACCGGCTCGATCCCGCCGAAGTGACCATCGTAGGCGCCATGATCGCCCGGGACGTCAACTGCCCGCGCACGTCCAGCGCCGGACGGCTCTTCGACACGGTCGCGGCCTTGCTCGGCCTCGCCGACCGGGTCAGCTACGAGGGCGAGGCGGCCGTCCTGCTCGAAGCCGCGGCAGGCGACGAGCACGCCGTCCCGCTCGCCCACCGCGTCGTACGGGCGCAGGGCCTATGGGTGTACGATCCCGCACCCACCCTCGCCGACCTGCTGGAACGGCAGGCGGACGGGGAGCCCGCGGCCCTGCTGGCCGCCGCCTTCCATGTGACGCTCGGGCTGGTCACCGCGGAGCTGGTCGCACGGGCGGTGGCCGAAGGCGCGCCGCACACGGTGTGCCTCGGCGGCGGCTGCTTCGTCAACCGGCGGCTGCTGACCGAGGTGAAACGCCGACTGCACGCGCAAGGACTGCGGGTGCTGGTCGGCGGTCAGGTCCCGGTCGGGGACGGCGGAATCAGCTACGGCCAGGCGGCGGTCGCGGCCGCCCGGTTGGCCGGGGAGAGGTGA
- a CDS encoding hydrogenase maturation protease, producing MRSSMHIAVIGVGNEFRRDDGVGWAVVERLRERAEDGPLPSDTVFATCDGDPGRLIGLWERAALAVVVDAAHAHPGAPGRIHRLELDAGHLDRPRTTSSHGLGLGEAVELARVLGLLPDRLVVYAVEGADGSFGTGLSPAVAAAVDLLVTAVEDELARHRDAMSGGRS from the coding sequence ATGAGGTCGAGTATGCACATCGCCGTCATCGGCGTCGGGAACGAGTTCCGGCGCGACGACGGCGTGGGCTGGGCCGTGGTCGAACGGCTCCGGGAACGGGCCGAGGACGGGCCGCTCCCGTCGGACACCGTGTTCGCGACCTGCGACGGTGACCCCGGCCGGTTGATCGGGCTGTGGGAACGCGCCGCGCTCGCCGTGGTCGTCGACGCGGCCCACGCGCACCCGGGTGCCCCCGGCCGCATCCACCGGCTCGAACTCGATGCCGGACACCTCGACCGGCCGCGGACCACGAGTTCGCACGGGCTGGGACTCGGCGAGGCCGTCGAACTGGCCCGGGTTCTCGGACTCCTGCCGGACCGCCTGGTGGTGTACGCGGTGGAGGGCGCCGACGGCTCGTTCGGCACCGGTCTGTCCCCCGCTGTCGCGGCCGCCGTGGATCTGCTCGTGACGGCCGTCGAGGACGAACTCGCACGGCATCGGGACGCGATGAGCGGGGGGCGGTCATGA
- a CDS encoding universal stress protein → MLPPVIAGVDGSAESLAAAEWAAHEAARRDLPLRLTHVWNWHPRQEDGEPVTAAQRHQARRVLRQAEERVRSAAPDVHLYDEQVEGPATAALLKTAQEAELMVLGSRGLSGFTGFLMGSVAQGVVARATRPVVLVRADEDASDEHLPADDGATSTRTGYGDVVLGIDLGDPCDAVIEFAFEAARLRGARLRVVHAWQPPSPLGLGPGEIGLVNGPQRAEEWHGFLSAVLQVWRDKYHGVEVAETVTEGRARSALLRAASGASLLVVGRHLTDRLAGPRIGPVTHTAIHHVGCPVAVVPHE, encoded by the coding sequence ATGCTTCCGCCTGTCATCGCCGGAGTCGACGGCTCCGCCGAAAGTCTCGCCGCCGCAGAGTGGGCCGCCCACGAGGCGGCACGCCGCGATCTGCCGTTGAGGCTGACGCACGTCTGGAACTGGCATCCGCGCCAAGAGGACGGCGAACCCGTCACGGCCGCCCAGCGGCATCAGGCGCGGCGCGTGTTGCGGCAGGCGGAGGAGCGAGTGCGGTCCGCCGCCCCCGATGTCCACCTGTACGACGAGCAAGTGGAGGGTCCCGCGACCGCTGCCCTGCTGAAGACGGCCCAGGAGGCCGAGCTGATGGTGCTGGGCTCACGCGGTCTGAGCGGTTTCACCGGGTTCCTGATGGGCTCGGTCGCCCAGGGCGTGGTGGCCCGTGCCACGCGCCCCGTCGTCCTTGTCCGGGCGGACGAGGACGCCTCCGACGAGCACCTCCCGGCGGACGACGGCGCCACCTCCACCCGGACCGGCTACGGGGATGTGGTCCTGGGAATCGACCTGGGCGATCCCTGCGACGCGGTGATCGAGTTCGCCTTCGAGGCGGCCCGGCTCCGCGGTGCGCGGCTCCGTGTGGTCCACGCCTGGCAGCCACCGTCCCCGCTGGGGCTCGGCCCCGGCGAGATCGGCCTGGTGAACGGACCGCAGCGAGCCGAGGAATGGCACGGCTTCCTGTCCGCCGTACTCCAGGTGTGGCGCGACAAGTATCACGGCGTCGAGGTCGCCGAGACGGTCACGGAGGGCCGGGCCCGTTCCGCGCTGCTCCGGGCCGCCTCCGGGGCGAGCCTCCTGGTGGTCGGCCGGCACCTCACCGACCGGTTGGCGGGTCCGCGCATCGGTCCCGTCACCCATACCGCCATCCATCACGTCGGCTGCCCCGTGGCCGTCGTACCCCACGAGTGA
- the ppdK gene encoding pyruvate, phosphate dikinase: protein MTAPTKYVYEFAEGSREMAALLGGKGAGLAEMTRLGLPVPPGFTVTTEACKVYLESGEEPPELSVEAARALAGLERAMGRTLGAPDDPLLVSVRSGARFSMPGMMETILDIGLNDRSVTGLAKASGQERFAWDSYRRLIQMFGHTVMGVDGDLFEQAIAEHKARREMTGDHDLDTAELALITEEFKAIIRKETGEDFPQDPADQLARAIRAVFDSWNGERARVYRRREHISEDLGTAVNVQAMVFGNLGPDSGTGVTFTRDPATGERGMYGDYLPDAQGEDVVAGVRDALPLVELKRLNPRAYVQLSDHLRTLERHYRDLCDIEFTVERDKLWILQTRVGKRTAEAAFRIAHDLREEGTITAHESLVRVDGAELTRLMFPRFDTTPADVPLARGVPASPGAAVGVVVFDSAEAVRRAATGEDTVLVRRETTPDDLPGMIAAQAVLTSRGGKTSHAAVVARGMGKVCVCGAEALNVDPAARRFTTASGAVVYEGDTVSVDGTAGTVHVGALPLTASDVGRALETGTVSGPLTESVLGALAHADSVRRLEVRANADTPEDAVRARSMGAQGIGLCRTEHMFLGERRALIEAMILARDDSARQQALGALLPLQREDFTGILKAMDGLPVTIRLIDPPLHEFLPDRTELAVRLARAERPDPHDRELLAAVERMHEQNPMLGLRGVRLGLAVPGLMAMQVRAVAEAVVERLRAGGRPRAEIMIPLVGTVEELRLARAEAERVLAEVQEETGTALDCPIGTMIELPRAALTAGRIAECADFFSFGTNDLTQTTWGLSRDDAEASFFPLYLEKGVFSVSPFETIDQEGVGRLVELAVEAGRSVNSRLETGVCGEHGGDPESIHFFHRAGLDYVSCSPFRIPAARLEAGRAVLMDTTGGSDSR from the coding sequence ATGACTGCGCCGACCAAATACGTGTACGAGTTCGCCGAAGGCAGCCGGGAGATGGCCGCCCTGCTGGGCGGCAAGGGAGCCGGACTGGCCGAGATGACCCGGCTCGGGCTGCCGGTGCCGCCCGGATTCACCGTCACCACTGAGGCCTGCAAGGTCTACTTGGAGTCGGGCGAGGAGCCGCCCGAGCTGAGCGTCGAGGCGGCCCGCGCGCTGGCCGGACTGGAACGGGCCATGGGCCGGACCCTCGGCGCGCCCGACGATCCGCTGCTGGTGTCCGTGCGCTCGGGCGCCCGCTTCTCCATGCCCGGAATGATGGAGACCATCCTCGACATCGGCCTCAACGACCGGTCCGTCACCGGACTCGCCAAGGCCTCCGGACAGGAGCGGTTCGCGTGGGACTCCTACCGGAGGCTCATCCAGATGTTCGGCCACACCGTGATGGGTGTGGACGGCGACCTGTTCGAGCAGGCCATCGCCGAACACAAGGCACGGCGCGAGATGACCGGCGACCACGACCTCGACACCGCTGAACTCGCCCTGATCACGGAGGAGTTCAAGGCCATCATCCGCAAGGAGACCGGCGAGGACTTCCCGCAGGACCCGGCAGACCAACTGGCCCGCGCCATCCGCGCGGTCTTCGACTCCTGGAACGGCGAACGCGCCCGCGTCTACCGCCGCCGCGAACACATCTCCGAGGACCTCGGCACCGCGGTCAACGTCCAGGCGATGGTCTTCGGCAACCTCGGCCCCGACTCCGGCACCGGCGTCACCTTCACCCGTGACCCCGCCACCGGCGAACGCGGGATGTACGGCGACTACCTGCCCGACGCGCAGGGCGAGGACGTCGTGGCGGGCGTTCGTGACGCCCTGCCGCTGGTCGAGCTGAAGCGGCTCAACCCGCGCGCGTACGTTCAGCTCAGCGATCACTTGCGCACCCTGGAGCGGCACTACCGCGACCTGTGCGACATCGAGTTCACCGTCGAGCGCGACAAGCTGTGGATCCTGCAGACCCGCGTCGGCAAGCGTACCGCCGAGGCCGCGTTCCGCATCGCCCACGACCTGCGCGAAGAGGGGACGATCACCGCGCACGAGTCCCTGGTCCGCGTCGACGGCGCCGAACTGACCCGTCTGATGTTCCCCCGCTTCGACACGACCCCGGCCGACGTTCCGCTCGCCCGGGGTGTCCCCGCTTCACCGGGCGCGGCAGTCGGGGTGGTGGTCTTCGACTCCGCCGAAGCGGTACGACGTGCCGCGACCGGTGAGGACACGGTCCTCGTCCGCCGGGAGACCACCCCCGACGACCTCCCCGGCATGATCGCCGCACAGGCCGTCCTGACCAGCCGGGGCGGCAAGACCAGCCACGCGGCCGTCGTCGCACGCGGCATGGGCAAGGTCTGCGTCTGCGGCGCCGAAGCCCTCAACGTCGACCCGGCAGCTCGCCGGTTCACCACGGCATCGGGCGCGGTCGTGTACGAAGGTGACACCGTCTCCGTCGACGGCACCGCAGGCACAGTCCACGTCGGCGCACTCCCGCTGACCGCCTCCGACGTCGGCCGCGCACTGGAGACCGGTACCGTGAGCGGGCCGCTGACCGAGTCGGTCCTGGGTGCCCTCGCCCACGCCGATTCCGTACGGCGCCTCGAAGTGCGGGCCAACGCCGATACCCCCGAGGACGCCGTACGCGCCCGCAGTATGGGCGCGCAGGGCATCGGACTGTGCCGTACCGAGCACATGTTCCTCGGTGAGCGCAGGGCGCTGATCGAGGCGATGATCCTGGCCCGCGACGACAGTGCCCGCCAGCAGGCCCTGGGAGCCCTGCTGCCCCTCCAGCGCGAGGACTTCACCGGTATTCTCAAGGCGATGGACGGCCTGCCGGTGACCATCCGGCTCATCGACCCGCCGCTGCACGAATTCCTTCCGGATCGCACGGAGTTGGCCGTACGGCTGGCCCGCGCCGAGCGGCCGGACCCGCACGACCGTGAACTGCTCGCCGCCGTCGAGCGCATGCACGAGCAGAACCCGATGCTCGGCCTGCGCGGCGTCCGACTGGGCCTGGCCGTGCCAGGTCTGATGGCCATGCAGGTGCGCGCGGTCGCCGAGGCCGTGGTCGAGCGGCTGCGGGCCGGCGGTCGGCCGCGCGCCGAGATCATGATCCCGCTGGTCGGGACGGTTGAGGAACTGCGGCTGGCGCGCGCCGAGGCGGAACGCGTCCTTGCCGAGGTCCAGGAGGAGACCGGCACGGCCCTCGACTGCCCGATCGGCACGATGATCGAGCTGCCACGCGCCGCGCTCACCGCGGGACGCATCGCCGAGTGCGCCGACTTCTTCTCCTTCGGCACCAACGACCTGACCCAGACCACCTGGGGTTTGTCCCGCGACGACGCCGAGGCCTCCTTCTTCCCGCTGTACCTGGAGAAGGGCGTCTTCAGCGTGTCGCCGTTCGAGACGATCGACCAGGAGGGCGTGGGCCGACTGGTGGAGCTGGCCGTCGAAGCGGGCCGCAGCGTCAACTCCCGCCTGGAGACCGGGGTGTGCGGCGAACACGGCGGCGACCCGGAGTCCATCCACTTCTTCCACCGGGCAGGTCTCGACTACGTCTCCTGTTCACCGTTCCGCATCCCGGCGGCCCGGCTGGAGGCCGGACGGGCGGTCCTCATGGACACCACCGGGGGCAGCGACAGCAGGTGA
- a CDS encoding thiamine pyrophosphate-dependent enzyme yields MRTAPLTATLSVCPGLDFVALARGRGVPASRAATAEDLTDRLREAFTEPGPHLIEAAVPALF; encoded by the coding sequence CTGCGGACGGCCCCGCTCACCGCAACCCTCTCGGTCTGCCCCGGCCTCGACTTCGTCGCCCTCGCCCGCGGCAGGGGCGTACCGGCGTCGCGTGCCGCCACCGCCGAGGATCTCACGGACCGGTTGCGCGAGGCCTTCACCGAGCCGGGACCACATCTCATCGAGGCGGCTGTGCCGGCGCTGTTCTGA
- a CDS encoding PAS domain S-box protein produces MTTSAKGGQGPRADLGDLEAMLDAVTDHAVIKLGPGGEIVRWSRSAQAMTGYAADEVEGRQVSLLHLEEDREAGLMERELESARDGRQEFQGWRIRKDGERFLARVTLTPLRDTEGALSGFVKVFQDATESVRAESLFHGLLDSAPDAMVIVGQDARIVLVNRQAETLFGFVRAELVGREIEVLVPPRFRDRHVGHRSGFLADPQLRPMGAGLELSGMRRDGTEFPVEISLSPLDTAEGRLVAAAIRDVTERRETEQRLQRQRDEILELSTPVIQVWDKVLALPIIGTLDTLRATRLTEGLLEKIAQSQAEVAILDISGVPTIDTQVAQHLLKTVQAAALMGTVSIMSGVRPETAQSMVHLGIDMGRLRSRNTLQDALQLALAVLAERAGTAATAAHALRSGGAR; encoded by the coding sequence ATGACGACGTCAGCAAAGGGCGGTCAGGGTCCGCGGGCGGACCTGGGTGATCTTGAGGCGATGCTGGACGCGGTCACCGATCATGCCGTCATCAAACTCGGACCGGGCGGCGAGATCGTCCGCTGGAGCCGCAGCGCGCAGGCGATGACGGGCTACGCCGCGGACGAGGTGGAGGGGCGACAGGTATCGCTGCTGCACCTTGAGGAGGACCGCGAGGCCGGCCTCATGGAGCGGGAGTTGGAGTCCGCCCGGGACGGCCGGCAGGAGTTTCAGGGCTGGCGGATCCGCAAGGACGGTGAGCGCTTCCTGGCCAGGGTCACGCTGACTCCGCTGCGCGACACGGAAGGGGCGTTGAGCGGCTTCGTCAAGGTTTTCCAGGACGCCACGGAGAGCGTGCGGGCCGAGTCGTTGTTCCACGGTCTGTTGGATTCGGCTCCGGACGCCATGGTGATCGTGGGTCAGGACGCACGGATCGTACTGGTCAACCGGCAGGCGGAGACACTGTTCGGCTTCGTCCGTGCCGAGTTGGTCGGCCGGGAGATCGAGGTCCTGGTGCCGCCGAGGTTCCGGGACCGGCATGTCGGCCATCGCTCCGGCTTCCTCGCCGACCCCCAACTGAGGCCGATGGGTGCGGGGTTGGAGCTGTCCGGAATGCGCCGGGACGGTACCGAGTTCCCCGTGGAAATCAGTCTGAGCCCCTTGGATACGGCTGAGGGGAGGCTGGTGGCCGCGGCGATCCGGGACGTCACCGAGCGCCGGGAGACCGAACAGCGGCTCCAGCGGCAGCGCGACGAGATACTTGAACTGTCGACGCCGGTGATCCAGGTGTGGGACAAGGTGCTCGCGCTGCCGATCATCGGAACACTGGACACGCTGCGGGCCACCCGGCTGACGGAGGGCCTGCTGGAGAAGATCGCGCAGAGTCAGGCGGAAGTGGCCATCCTGGACATCAGCGGAGTGCCCACCATCGACACCCAGGTCGCCCAGCATCTGCTGAAAACGGTGCAGGCGGCGGCCCTCATGGGGACCGTGAGCATCATGAGCGGGGTACGGCCCGAGACGGCTCAGTCGATGGTGCATCTGGGCATCGACATGGGGCGTCTGCGTTCCCGCAACACGCTGCAGGACGCCTTGCAACTGGCCCTGGCGGTACTCGCCGAGCGGGCCGGGACCGCGGCGACTGCTGCGCACGCACTGAGGTCCGGGGGGGCGCGGTGA
- a CDS encoding STAS domain-containing protein gives MRIGDTLLVALQGDLDDTTVMAIEEQLTREIAHTSASGMLIDVSRLSVVDSFIARVLARIVAMVRLLGAQAAIVGIQPAVAITLVELGVSMGHLDTALNAEQGLALLDRLRRTDAGGDRP, from the coding sequence ATGAGGATCGGTGACACGCTGCTGGTGGCGTTGCAGGGCGATCTGGACGACACCACGGTGATGGCGATCGAGGAGCAGCTCACCCGGGAGATCGCGCACACCTCCGCGTCGGGCATGCTCATCGATGTCAGCCGGCTGAGCGTGGTCGATTCGTTCATCGCCCGTGTACTGGCGAGGATCGTGGCGATGGTGCGGCTGCTGGGCGCGCAGGCGGCCATCGTGGGGATCCAGCCGGCCGTGGCCATCACCCTGGTGGAGCTGGGTGTGTCGATGGGACATTTGGACACCGCGCTCAACGCCGAGCAGGGCCTGGCCCTGCTGGACCGGTTGCGGCGGACCGACGCCGGTGGGGACCGGCCGTGA
- a CDS encoding ATP-binding protein encodes MTQREPDAFTIADEADLIRVRKVLRTEAEAVGLNLVDATKLITAGSELARNILYYATGRRGRVGVERVYLKGRRGVRATFADDGPGIEDIEAALTDGFSTRGSLGLGLPGARRLVDDMTLTSVAGSGTTVVIVKWQR; translated from the coding sequence GTGACGCAGAGGGAGCCGGACGCCTTCACCATCGCCGACGAGGCCGACCTGATCCGGGTGCGTAAGGTGCTGCGGACCGAGGCGGAGGCGGTGGGGCTCAATCTGGTGGACGCGACGAAGCTGATCACGGCCGGCAGCGAGTTGGCCAGGAACATCCTCTACTACGCCACCGGCCGCCGAGGCCGGGTCGGCGTCGAGCGGGTGTATCTGAAGGGCCGCAGGGGCGTGCGGGCCACGTTCGCCGACGACGGTCCGGGCATCGAGGACATCGAGGCGGCGCTGACCGACGGGTTCAGCACCCGGGGCAGCCTCGGGCTGGGGCTTCCAGGGGCACGGCGGTTGGTCGACGACATGACCCTCACTTCCGTCGCCGGGTCGGGCACGACCGTGGTGATCGTGAAGTGGCAGCGGTGA